A window of Ciconia boyciana chromosome 9, ASM3463844v1, whole genome shotgun sequence genomic DNA:
GCACCTGATCATTATTCCAAAGGGTCCAAGAAAGAGAccacataaaagcaaaagtatttGAACACGGAATTATGGCTTACAATCCATCTGTCAGACAGCCTTTACCTTGCCCTTGTCACAAGTCTCCAGATCACTCTGTGTAAGACCAGAGAAGCCACATCCTAATGATCACTGATGCTACAGACGAGCAAAAAGTCTCAAACACCGAAGGAAAAGCTATTGgtttatatatagatatatatatatagatatatactGTGTTTACAGAGTCAACAAGTTAAATGCAATATTCATAAGAGcattaacaataaaaatacaatctgTGTGTAGCCAAGTACAGACTTAAAAtggtaaaacaggaaaaaggatCTCACCAAAAGTACAAATATACAGTAcaaattgatttatttaaaacagttacaaaaaaagcacaacaaaataGAGATTATCCTTAGAATTATTAATGCTTTGTTAAAGATCAGGTAGGAGGAAAGGGGCAGGAACAAGGTCGGAGGGGAGCACCTGACTAGTTCTAAGGCTTTAGATACAATGCGGTCGGTTACATGTTAATACAGCCATTACATAACTGGGATTATAGTTGAGGGATCAGCACTTATCTACAAAGACCTCCTTGCCTCAGGGCAGCCCAGCCGGTTCCCCCAGTGCAACACgtctgtttctctgctttgcatGGGCAGACCCTCCCCTGGCGCTAAGGTGCCATGAAAGCGGAAAACGACCAGAATGTGCACGGGTGTATTTGCAGGGTGGGGTGGCAGCAGCCTAGAAGGACATTAGGGGCAAGTCCTGTCCTCCATGGACAGATGTGAAGACCGTGGAAGGGCCTTGACCATCAGCATTTTAAGCCATACACGGAACACACCCTGGGCCAAACTCTGTACAGAATGTGCATTCGTAGCCATCTTAGCAGCTTCTGCAAAGTTTCAGGCCCTAAGGACAGCCTGAAAGACAAAGAGCAGTTGTGAGTGACGCTAGGGAAAGGCACATGTACTGCTGTGGGCAGGAACTAGCATTTGGGCTACTCAAGCTGCTGTAGTTTCTTTCACAATATTTTCTGAGTAACAAGGATTGTTAGTTCTCTACAGGGGAAAGTGACTTCAAGTGtggggtggggacgggggggtcGGGGACACTTAATGTGAAAAGTGCATTATACTTGCGCACCTGCTGGaaagggcaggcagagggacctctgcagctttccttctttccagacAGAGCTTCCTCTGCATAGTCTGGTAGTGATGAGCGCTCGTCGCCTGGAGCAAGTCTCACGTTCCTGGAGCAACAGTGTACGCATAGCCTAGAAACAGGCCTGgcctctgctgggcagctgacCCAAGGAATGTTTCATGAGATGGGACAGATGGCTACGGACACCCATTATTGCATCCTACAGACTCTTGCCACAGAGCGTGAGCTGGATAAGACCAAGGCCAGGAGGCCTCCTCCTCCGGGGAGGACAGACCACAGCTCTCCTCCCCTTCACAAtagcagcaggaaaacagtaTATTTCTCCGAGAAGCCTGTCACATCTCTGCCAGCAGAAAAGCCCAGATAACCATCTCATTCCACAATGTCTTCCTGGCTTgatctcctcctttccctgtaAACCTAAGGAACAAAAGCCTCCTCCATGGGCTCATTCGTAGCCTTTCTGCCTACAGCAGAGCCTGTCTCACACACTCCCTATCTCAGGAGAGCCTCGACGCTCAACACAACAACCACCACAGGTGCTGGGCAACACAGCCCAACCCAGTAAGGACAGATTCCAGTGATTACGAGTACTGCTAAGCTGGCCTAGAGGGCCGCCAGTggccccctcctgcccaccgCCTTTGGGGCAAGCAGCCAGGTGCCCAGATTCTTCATCTCAATGCCCTGCCATGAGATGCACCCCAAACCGTTGCTTCCATAGAAGAGCTGGCAGCTGAAACATGCACGACAGTGGGACTGACAGGGGGTCTGGATAGAAGCACCGAGGTCAAATTCACCCTGGCCTGTTCCACGGAGCTCAGAACCGTGCTCACCAGATGCGCAGCGAGCCAAAGTCCAGGCCAGCGGCCAGGTAAACACCAGGGTGAGCACCTTCACAGCCCTTCAGCTGCCTACAGTACAAAGCTATTTTAGCCACACAGCATCTTGCCTCACACATCAGTGTCTGCCCTTTCAGACCACCGTTCAGTGCGGCTGAGATCTAGGAGTAGTAGTTACAGTAACACACATGAGACAAGGCAGGCTCTCCAAGCCCTCTCCCTAAAAGACAGAGACTTCTGTGTTCAAAGGTGCACGTGAGGGGCTCTGCACTCTTCAGCTGCTCAGACATTCCCTCTATGCGTGCAACCAGCCCGTCTACATTCACACGCCATACGTATGCAAGATCCCTTTCtcagctgcctgccacagctctgAATTCCTCTGCATGCACCATGCAAAGAACAGGCAGGAGAACCTGGGctcctctgccttctgcctTTGGCCACAGACACCCTGGATATCCTGAGCATTAAGTACTAACCAACATTAATCGAGGTCTTTGTGTAGGAGAGTCCAATGAATAGCAACTGTGAAACACACAAGGTGACGGGGCCAGGCACCTGGGCCCAGACAGTACGTTTTACTGACAAATGGTGCCGTGAAAACAGCATCTgttcccagagctgctgcatccAAGGAGGCAGAATCTTCACATGACAGCATCACCATGACTTCATACATTTCAAATGCAGCTGATGAGATCGGAAGCAGCGTGTCATTTGGGGGAAGCTACATGTGATACAGGCAGCATCCTCATTCTGGAGAAACCCCCGTGAGGCACAAACACTGAAGGCATGGGTAGCGCATATCTCACCTAAGGCCTGAAAAGAAACTGTCCTCCTGGTGCAGGCATTTGAAAGGCAACAGAAGTGGCTAGCAACGTGCTAGGAAAACAGGACTGACGGCCTGGATGGAAGGGACGTTCTGGAGACTCTCTGATTTGCCTCATAGCCAGGCAGAGCACCCCTCCGTCCCACAGTCAACTGGAGCCAAGCAATGACAGGGCACGTTCCTGGGGAGCGTGCAGAACAGCCCCGAGACCCCACCACTGCAAGCTGACTGAAGGACAGCTACGCCGAGGAGAGGTGCTGACACACAAGCTGTTCAGGGAAAGAGAGCAGCAGTGCCCTAGCAGTCAGGCATGCCTGACAGAAAACTTCAGGAAGATGAGAGAAGGGAGATGGAAAACGGTATGCTGAGCATCAGGAGCAGCATCAGGACGCTAGGGGGGACCTGCACGCTGAAAAGAAACCCTCTCAAAAGCCTGGTCCTAGCACAGAGATGGGCACCTTAATACAAGGAATACTTAACCCAAGTTAAGTCAGTGAAGACTCTTATCCTCAACACAATAGTGACTATTTTTTATTCTAGCTAAGCAGTTAGAGCTGGTGTCATAGCACACCATCAGAGAGGGCAAATTAGTGTAACTACAGGAGCCTTCACTTGAACGGAGTGTTATTACCATAACGAGGTATTAATATACATTTGTATTAAATCTCACCATGGAAAAGACTACTCTTGATTTTACCATGTTGTTCTACAGAGGAACTCCAAAGTGAAGCATCAGAAAAACTAAcacaaaaccaccccaaaatgCCCTATGATGCTGTGATATTTTTAGAGTCCCTACATTAATCATAGAACTGTACTTAGCAGAAACTTTGTACCTTGCCTGCACATGCACAAACACTTGTCTCTTGTCTAGAGCTTTTTCAGGAAACTGCCTGCAGGGAAGAATTAGCCATCTGGAAAGTTTTCTGCtgatttaattacaaaatagtCTTGgtcttctcacagaaaaagGATGTGTTTCCATCCTTCCCTAGAGAacactgaatatattttatcctggctttaaaaaaaaaaaaaaaacaaaaaaccaaaaccaacccccaaccaaaaaccaaaatccaaacaaacaaaaacccccagcCCCATTCATCCATAGGCTAAGCCTCTGCAACAGCTATAAGcccaagagattttttttttttaaagttattaacATGGGAAGAAAGATTTGATTTGGTGGCAAATaattaaatgtcttttataGCAGGAAACTGACGTCTCCCATCCCAACTCATGTCCCATCCCAAGTGCTCAAGTCCCCTATTCACCTACACCCAAAGCCATCCTTTTGGTCCTTCCTCTTGAATTTCTGTGATTCATTCAAATCTGTACATTctttgcaagaagaaagagCAGTTGGATTCAGTGGAagagacattaaacagaaccaCCGGAGAAGCATCTCCGTCCTGCCCTCAAGAGCTCCATCGGTGAACGGTCCTTTTAAAGTGCATGTGTGAAGAAAAGGGATACTGGGAGTAGAGCCCCCTAAACTCCAGTGGGGACCCATCTCTCCCCATCAtgagaaaggaggaataaaatCTTCAGCAATTTTATCTGCTACCTTAAGCCGTGTCTGCCCTCCTCATCTCCCCACCTATGCTGAATGCTTAGACCCTGCCCTGCAGGGAATCAGTTATTCAGGGAGGTGTGAGAAAGCCCCAGCCTCCAGCCTCTGGAATGCTCTCATCGCAAGCTCATGAGCACATCCCTGATCTCTACCCCAGCTCGCCTGTTGCTGCTCCCTGAGGCACTGGAGCCCTCTTGATTCCCCAAGAGGAACTGGTCAGCCACTGAACTGGAACAAATCCAGCCCTGCAGGGCAGAAAGCAGCCTTGCTGGTGAACCTGTCACAAAGTCTGTGCAATTTCTCCACCTGATGGTGAGGCTCACCTACAGGGGATGCCCTAGCTCACAGCCTCAAAAGGGATCACTTCCCTGCATTAGAACGCCCTTCAATAGACAGCTTGACCTCCTGGGGAATGAAAGAGGGACGGAGCAGAGAGGGCCGAGACTCCTCTGCCTGCACGCTGTATCTTTGGAAGCCTGGGGCTGTCCAGCTGTGCTGACTGCCAGTCTCAGGCTGAGAGGGTTCTGCATGAGAGCTCTGGGCTGCGCTCTCCCTATCTGTGTGGCTCTTCCTTTCAGCAGCTCTGTCAGACGGTTCTCTGGACCCCTGAGCTGTTCTTTCAGATCTCTCCCTAGTAGATATCAACTGATCTGTGAGAGGGTAGTTAGCCTGAGAAGCGGAGTTGCCATTCATGCTCTGTAAACTGATTGATATGCAGACATCGCCCACTTGCAGCCTGTGACAGGGCAAAGCAAAGAGCTGAGCAGTCCGCCCTGGGCTACAGGAGGACCAACCCTGGCCATACACAAAGAAGGGATGCTCTGGGGGCACGTCAATGCTCACTTTACTTTGTTGCTCCCCGACCACAAAATGCAGTGTGACAAGCCCAGGCCACTGGCTTTCCTGAATATCCACCACGGTGCTGGAGTCGATCTTCAGGCCCCCGCTCACCTCCGCACTGCGAACAAAGTCTTGAGTCTGCAGGTCCTCTACCCGCTTCAGCTCTCCTGTAGCCAGCTGGATGATGGCTCCCTTCATGAAGTGAGAGGGCAAGTGTGAGGAGCTgggtggctgcagctgggccAGGTCCTTTTCAAGCACGCTTCCTCGAGCCTGTGCATCTGGGCTCCGCCTCACCAGGGTTTCTGAAGTGGAAGACCTGATGGGCTCGGATCCAACGGGAACCAGGACTGGCTTGCCGTTGGCTATCACCATTCCTTTGGTTAATTGTCTTTGTCTAACCGGCTCTTCGGGGGACATCACATACGGACTCCGGGACTGGCTTTTCTCGGCGGCGGCCCTGTCCACTGGGTTCCTCAGCGCGTCCTTTGACTCCCCCTGCTGATCAGGGATATTATGGCAAGGGTTTAAAGGGCTCGGGTCATCTTTCCTCTGGGCGTCCAGAGTATGATAATCCTGAGATGCCAACACCCCCACCACCCTCTGAACCTCCAGATCAGTGTCTGGGGTGCTTCTGTGAGCTGGCACAGAGAGCTCCGTTCCCAACGTCTGGTAACCTGAAAGGAGCTGCCCGTCGACCGCACATCCCGCCGCAGCCCCTGGCAGACAGTCTTCAGCTTTACCGCTGGCAGAGTCCACAGCCTCGCTGGTCCTCCTCACCACGTTATGCTCCAGATGTCTCTGTCCACCGTTGGCAGCAGCTACCTCTGAACTCAGCTGACTGTCTTGCTGAGGAGACTCGGGGCTTCCACCTGCTGTAGGCGTCTCATATGCTGAATACCCTGGTGGGAGGCGGGACATCTGATAATAAACAGGAATTCTACCTGGTGCAATATCTAACGGCTGGGTCCCAGCATGGTGCTGCATCTGGCCAGAAGGAGAGATTGCAGAAGCAGATTTGTTGAAGGTGTGGGTAGGAGAGGTAGTCGGGGGGGAAGGAGCGGCTTCTTCCGTGAAGAGAGAGGCATATGGCACAAAGTGGGGGACATGAGAGGCGGTGAGGTTGGTGGAAGGAGACAGGAGAGGACTAGGCAGGAAGCCAGGAGGGACAGCATAGGGCACCGTGTAATGCGAGCCGATGAACTGTAGGGATGTCGGAGGGATCTGCGCGTAGTGGATGGGAGGGTagggcacccctgggtgctggaTTATTGGCGAGGTCACGTTGaaggcagggggcagggggctcaCGTTCACCACGGGGTGCAGACCCGTGGGGGAGAAGGTGGCGGGTGGCACTGCCACTTTGTAGAGCATCCCGTACTGGTCCACCGTCAGCCCCGCCACTGCTTCCGTGGCCTCGCCAGGGCCATAGCGCAGGGCCGCAGGACCCGGCCCGGCTGTCCGGGCCCACTCGGGGCCCTCGCCCGCGGCCTGGGCACCCCCCGCCCGTCCCGCCTCGGTGCCGGTGCTGGCGGCGGGAAGTTCCCGCTTCTTTGGCGGAAGGCACTCCTGGCTCCGCTCGTGGCCCGCTCTCATGGTGCCCCGCGGTgtcccggcagccccggccgcgaCGCTCGTTCATGGGGGCACCCGCAGGGGCTGCCACACGCTGGCTCCCGGATCCCCGCTGCCGGCCGCCGCCTCACCTGCGCCAGGAACAGAGGGAGCCGTGAGTCCCGGCCCCGCCACCGAGCCGCCAAGGGCCCCGGGAGCGGAGGGAGCCCCCAAGCCGCAGGGGCAGCGGGAGCCCCGAGCCCCGGCCCTGAGGACAAGCGAGGCGACGGCCCCCAGCCCTCGTCCGGGGCTCCGGCCCCGGGGACGGAGGGCGCCCGagcccggccgccggccccacccccagcccccagccccggccgcagagccccggccgcgccgcgccccgccccgccgagcccgAGGCGCCGCAGACGCGCCCCGCCTCCGCGGGCCCGCCCGgtgcccgccgcggcccgcggCTCACCCGCCATCGCCCGGCTCCTCCTCCGCGACCCCCATCagccccggcgccgcccgcgGCCGCCTCCGGCCCGAcccctccccgcgccgcggcGCAGGGCGATGAcgcgccgccccgcgcggcGGAAGCGCCTCACCCGTCAGCAGGGGGCGTGGCGGCGCCGCGCCCGGGCTGGCGTCACGGGGCGCCGGCAGCGCCGGTTGTCGTGGCAACCAGCcgcgcccggccgggcccgccgccgccgccgcgcccggcgcccgccccgcggggccgccccagGGCGCCGGGCGGAGCCTTCgtcagcgccgccgccgccgggcggggctgcggggcccgCGGGGCGGGGAACCGGCCGGGGAGGCtgcggcgcggagcggcgggaCGCGCTCCCCGGGGGCAGGGCGTGCTGCCCGGCTGGCCGGCGGAGGGAGGCGCCGCCGGGAGGGCCGGCCTGCGCCGAGACCTCGGCCCCGCCAGGCGGGCCGGCCGCAGGGGCGCGGCGCAGGAGGGGCGACGTCCCGCAGCCGCGGGACGCGCCCGGTCCCCGGTCGCAAAGCGCGAGCCGGCCGCGGAGCTGTCGCCTCGCCGCCCCGGACGGGCTTTGCCAGCCGGCAGCGCGGCGGTCGCGGCGGCCTGCCCGGTTCTAgcgcggggaggggaagggtgcCTGCCCCGCTTCCGCCGCGCAGCCTGCCGGCCCGACGTCCCGCCCCGCGCTCCAGGCGGCCTCTCGCTGGTCCCGGTGCTGCCAGCGCGTCCCCACGGGCGCGCCGGTCTTGGCGTCCCCACGGGCGCGCCGGTCTTGGCGTCCCCGGGCCGTCAAGGTGACCAAAGGCCCCGGGAGGTGCCGAGAGAAAGGCCGCCCGCAGCGGGGGCCGGCTCTGGGCCCCCTCCTCCAGGTCCCTCCGCCGCCTGCCGCTCCGAGCACAGGAGGTCGCGCTCGGTTTCCCTCCCCGGCGGGAAGAGCGGCTCCCCGGCCGTTCCTCGGCCGCTGCCGTGAGCGCGCGGCCTCGCCCCGCGCGGGGCTGGCTCGGGACAGCCTCCCCGCGCGTCTCCTGCAGCCGGCGCTGCGCCCGCTGGCTGCCGCCGCGTTACGGGCGCAGAGCTGAGCCCCCGGTGTCGGGAAGGCGTGACGCCGTCCCCGGTGAGCCCTTAACAGGAGGAGCGCAGGAGACCGGCAGCCTGAGAGCACTCTCCCCGCGGCGAGCGCCGCGGGCCCCCAGCCCGCCGCCGGCCCTCCCCCtcgggcggcggggggggcggcccggcgcgctcccgcggccgcggcgggctCCCCGCGGACCGGGCCCcggcgccggccgccccgcgccgcggaACCCTGGTTGCGGGAGGCGCGACCCGCCCGGCCTCACCACGGGACAGCGCTCGCCGCGGGGGACCGCCCCGCGCGTGACGTCATCAGTGACTGCCACGGTGCAGACGCACCGCTCCTCGCAAGACCGGCCTCGCGGGTGCTTCCGCCAAGAAAAGTAGTGCGAGCGGccttccccgccccgccgccgccggcgccgcgccgtccccctgctgtccccgctgaggccgccgcggccgcgcctcccccccctccgcccgcgGCCGGTAGAGGCCGGGAGGCCGAGGGGAGCGTGCCCGGAGCGCGGATCCCTCCGCCTGCGGTATCGGTGctgcggccgcgccgccgccattTTGAATGCCTGgctcctgccgctgccgctTCCTCCGCTGCAGGGACCGGCCCGGTGAGTGGGGCCGCGGCGCCTGCCGCCCCAGCCCGCCTCCGCGCCGGGCGCTCGCCCGCTCCCCTCCCTACGCCGCCGGCCTGGCCGGGTCTCCGCTGCCGCGGCCCGCGAGGGCCCGACCGCCCGGGGCCCCCGCGTGCCTTCGCTGCCTCTGCCCGCCGCCGAGCTCCGCGGCCGGGCTGCGGCCCCGCGACAGCGCCGCGGGCTCTTCTGCCGGCGGAGGCCGGCCGATGCCCTCctgcggccgccgccgccggcgccgctTCTCGCGGGCCGCCTGCCCGCGCCGGCCGCGTTCGGCCCCCGGCCGCGGCTCTGTGCCCCCCGCCTCCGCCCGGCGGTCCGGGCCCGCCTCGGACTCTGCCCCGCGCTCCGGGGCTGGCCTGCTGCCTGCCGGGGCACCGGGCAGCGCTTCTTACGTGCTTCGGCTTTTACCCGCTGGGCAGGCGTTGCCGGCAGGGTTCCCTGGGCCCCCGTTACGGGCACTCGGGGGGCCTTGCACAGCGCTTTGTGAAGTGGAAAGCGCAGAGCCGCGGAAGTTCTGTCGGAACGGAGTGCCGCCTGGCTCCGTCCGGGCGGGCGGCCCTCGGCGCTAAGGAGTAGCCCGGACGTCTGCGTCCGTCCTGCCTTTGGTACTTCATGGCTTGTGCCGCAC
This region includes:
- the ATXN1L gene encoding ataxin-1-like isoform X3; amino-acid sequence: MRAGHERSQECLPPKKRELPAASTGTEAGRAGGAQAAGEGPEWARTAGPGPAALRYGPGEATEAVAGLTVDQYGMLYKVAVPPATFSPTGLHPVVNVSPLPPAFNVTSPIIQHPGVPYPPIHYAQIPPTSLQFIGSHYTVPYAVPPGFLPSPLLSPSTNLTASHVPHFVPYASLFTEEAAPSPPTTSPTHTFNKSASAISPSGQMQHHAGTQPLDIAPGRIPVYYQMSRLPPGYSAYETPTAGGSPESPQQDSQLSSEVAAANGGQRHLEHNVVRRTSEAVDSASGKAEDCLPGAAAGCAVDGQLLSGYQTLGTELSVPAHRSTPDTDLEVQRVVGVLASQDYHTLDAQRKDDPSPLNPCHNIPDQQGESKDALRNPVDRAAAEKSQSRSPYVMSPEEPVRQRQLTKGMVIANGKPVLVPVGSEPIRSSTSETLVRRSPDAQARGSVLEKDLAQLQPPSSSHLPSHFMKGAIIQLATGELKRVEDLQTQDFVRSAEAVLRA
- the ATXN1L gene encoding ataxin-1-like isoform X2; translation: MRAGHERSQECLPPKKRELPAASTGTEAGRAGGAQAAGEGPEWARTAGPGPAALRYGPGEATEAVAGLTVDQYGMLYKVAVPPATFSPTGLHPVVNVSPLPPAFNVTSPIIQHPGVPYPPIHYAQIPPTSLQFIGSHYTVPYAVPPGFLPSPLLSPSTNLTASHVPHFVPYASLFTEEAAPSPPTTSPTHTFNKSASAISPSGQMQHHAGTQPLDIAPGRIPVYYQMSRLPPGYSAYETPTAGGSPESPQQDSQLSSEVAAANGGQRHLEHNVVRRTSEAVDSASGKAEDCLPGAAAGCAVDGQLLSGYQTLGTELSVPAHRSTPDTDLEVQRVVGVLASQDYHTLDAQRKDDPSPLNPCHNIPDQQGESKDALRNPVDRAAAEKSQSRSPYVMSPEEPVRQRQLTKGMVIANGKPVLVPVGSEPIRSSTSETLVRRSPDAQARGSVLEKDLAQLQPPSSSHLPSHFMKGAIIQLATGELKRVEDLQTQDFVRSAEVSGGLKIDSSTVVDIQESQWPGLVTLHFVVGEQQSKAVLRA
- the ATXN1L gene encoding ataxin-1-like isoform X1 produces the protein MRAGHERSQECLPPKKRELPAASTGTEAGRAGGAQAAGEGPEWARTAGPGPAALRYGPGEATEAVAGLTVDQYGMLYKVAVPPATFSPTGLHPVVNVSPLPPAFNVTSPIIQHPGVPYPPIHYAQIPPTSLQFIGSHYTVPYAVPPGFLPSPLLSPSTNLTASHVPHFVPYASLFTEEAAPSPPTTSPTHTFNKSASAISPSGQMQHHAGTQPLDIAPGRIPVYYQMSRLPPGYSAYETPTAGGSPESPQQDSQLSSEVAAANGGQRHLEHNVVRRTSEAVDSASGKAEDCLPGAAAGCAVDGQLLSGYQTLGTELSVPAHRSTPDTDLEVQRVVGVLASQDYHTLDAQRKDDPSPLNPCHNIPDQQGESKDALRNPVDRAAAEKSQSRSPYVMSPEEPVRQRQLTKGMVIANGKPVLVPVGSEPIRSSTSETLVRRSPDAQARGSVLEKDLAQLQPPSSSHLPSHFMKGAIIQLATGELKRVEDLQTQDFVRSAEVSGGLKIDSSTVVDIQESQWPGLVTLHFVVGEQQSKVSIDVPPEHPFFVYGQGWSSCSPGRTAQLFALPCHRLQVGDVCISISLQSMNGNSASQANYPLTDQLISTRERSERTAQGSREPSDRAAERKSHTDRESAAQSSHAEPSQPETGSQHSWTAPGFQRYSVQAEESRPSLLRPSFIPQEVKLSIEGRSNAGK